One Arcobacter sp. FWKO B genomic window, TTTAAGACCATATAAAGCTGCACTAGCACAATGGCTTGAAGCAAATGAGTCAAAACAAACTCAAATTGCATTAGATTTTGAAAAAACAATATCTTCAACAATTATGATTTCAATCTTAACATCAATGATAGTTGTTATTTTGATTTTTGGATTAATCTTCTTTATAGGTTCTTCAATTATCAACTCTTTAGAAATTTTTTCAAATGGATTAAAAAGTTTCTTCTCATTTTTAAACAGAACTTCAAAATCAACACATACTATTGACATAGATGGTCAAGATGAATTTGCAGTTATGGCAAATATGACAAATGATAATATAAAAATCATTCAAAACCAAATCCAACAAGATGATATATTTGTAAAAGATGTAAGTAGATTTGCAAGTGAAATAGGTTCTGGCAATATGCTTGCTAAAATTGAAAAAGATACAAATACTCCAAACTTAGTGGAGTTAAAAAATATATTATCTAAAATGCAATATGACCTAGAGCACACTATAGCAAGAAGTATTCCTATGCTTATAGAAGTGTTAGATAAATTTAAAAATCAAGATTTTACAGCAAGATTTCCAGATCCTTATGCAAAAGTAGCAATTGCAATAAATGAACTGGGAGATGTAATATCTGTACTTTTAAAACAATCTTTAACTACTGGTATAGAACTACAAAATTCTGCTGATGAGTTATTAAAAAATGTTGATACACTTAGTCATAGCTCAAATGCAGCAGCAGCAAGCCTAGAAGAAACAGCAGCAGCACTTGAAGAGATAACTGCTACTGTTGTAAGTAATTCTACTCATGTATCTGAGATGTCACAATATTCTGCACAAGTTAGTTCTTCTGCTAAAAAAGGACAAGAACTTGCTAGAAGTACAACTACTGCTATGGATGATATTACTAATCAAGTAAATCTTATTACTGAAGCTATTACAGTAATAGATCAAATTGCATTCCAAACAAATATCTTATCTTTAAATGCAGCTGTTGAAGCTGCAACTGCAGGAGAAGCTGGAAAAGGATTTGCTGTTGTTGCTGGAGAAGTAAGAAACCTTGCTTCAAGAAGTGCTGAAGCAGCAAAAGAAATTAAAGCTATAGTAGAAAACGCAACAGCTAAAGCAAACCAAGGTAAAGCTATAAGTAATGAGATGATAAAAGGATATGAAGAACTTCTTGCTAATATAAATAAAACAACCCAAACTATCTCTGAAATAGCAAGTGCAAGCAAAGAACAAGAAGCTGGTATTACTCAGATTAATGATGCAGTAACTGGACTAGATAGACAAACACAACAAAATGCTTCTATTGCATTAAACACAAAAGAAATAGCTCTAAAAACTGATACAATAGCAAAAGCAATAGTATCAGATTCTATGAAAAAAGAATTTATTGGTAAAAATAAAGTAATTAAAGATACACCAAATGATACAAAAAGCTAAATCTTACTCCTAACAATTATTTTTTTAGGATCAAAAAGTTCTTTTGCTTTATTTACAAAGTTGGAATTTAAAATATCTTCTATTTGCAACTCTTTTGAAGCTGGATTATTTGGCTGTGCTGGTATCATATCAGCCACACAGCCACTATTAGTTACCTCATCACCCAAAACTTCTTCTTCAATCATTGAAGAAACCTCATCAAAGTCAGTTTGATTATCTGATGATAAAGTTGTATCAGAAATTAGTTTTTTTTTTAACTCTTCTTGATTATCTTCTTGCAGTGGAGTTTGTTTATGAAACTCTATTTCTAAATGGGCATCAAAACACTCTTCAAGTGTCATTCTTACATAAGCAAACTGCTTCCATAAAAGCTTTTTACACTCACCCTCAGCTATACTGATAATATGAAGTTTATTTGTAGTACTGTCAAAATCTTTATATATGAAATTTTTCTCAAAACACTCACCTAAATCATAGCTTCTTTCTGCAAGTTTTTGACTAGCAAGTTTAAAAGTATCTTCACCTTTTCTTTGAGCTGGTTGTGTTTCTTGTTCTATACTAGATGGTTCTATATTTATAGGTTCATTTTGCATAGTATTATGTAACAGCTCTTGTGTTAATGGTTGCTTGTATACTTCTTCTTGAACTTTTTGTTGTGGTTCATTTGTAGTGCTAGATGTTGCCGTATTTATATTAGAAAGGGTCAAACCTGCTGTATTTTTCTCTATTTCACTAATCAAATCATCAATAGTTTTTAATTTAGTTGCTTCAACCATTTTTGAAATCATCAATACAAGTACAAAGTCACTATCACTATTTAAACTCAAAAGTTGTTTACTATCACCTAAAATTCTATACAATCTATCTATCAAAACAGAACTAAATTTTGTATTTTTTGTTATTAGCTTTTGTTTTAGAAAAATTGCCATTTCATCTATAATCACATCTGTTTCATACTCTTGAAGCTTATTTGTAATATCTAAGATATCTTGATTTTTAAGTATCATATCAAAAATATTATCCATCAAATCAGGATCTATAAGCCCTAGCATATCAGTAACACAACTTGCAGTTATATGCCCTTTTGAGTATATTATAGCTTGATCAAGTAGTGTCAAAGTATCTCTAAGTGACCCATGTCCACTTCGTGCAATAAGCTCTATTGCTTTTGGCTCATACGAAATATGTTCTATATTTAAGATATGTTCCAAATGGTGAATAATATCTTTTAATGCAATAGCCTTAAATCTAAAGTGTTGAGTACGACTTAGTATTGTTGCTGGAAGTTTTAGTGGATCAGTAGTAGCAAGAATAAACTTTACAAACGCTGGAGGTTCTTCTAGAGTTTTTAAAAGTGCATTAAATGCTTGTGTTGTAAGCATATGAACTTCATCTATAATAAAAACCTTATATCTACCAGAACTTGGCTGATATTTTGTATGTTCTATCAACTCTTTGATATCTTCAATACCACGATTACTCGCTGCATCCATTTCTATTACATCAAGATGGCGTCCATTATTTGAGCTTAAACAATTTTGGCAAGTTTCACAAGGTCTTGATGTAGGACCTTGTTCACATAGCATTGATTTAGCCATTATTCTAGCTGTACTTGTTTTACCACTTCCTCTTAGTCCACTAAAAAGATATGCATGAGGAAGCCTCTTCATATCAAGAGCTAAAGAGAGCGTTTGAGATACAGTTTGTTGTCCAACAAGATCTTCAAATCTTTTTGGGCGATATTTAAGTGCTAAAACTCTATCACTGCTATTCATGCAATAAATCTCCTAACCACTCTTTGGCTACACTTTTTAATCCATCTGGATTGTCTGAAGCAAAAAACTGAACTGATGTTTTGTCAAAATTTTTATCACAATTATAGTTTTTTTGCAAATACTCTACAATAGCATCCCCACTATGAATACACTTAGCACCACCAAAATATTCACTTATTTTCTTTTCTATTAAAGGAAAATGTGTACATCCTAGTATGATAGCATCTATATTGTTTATATCTTTAAAGTAATATCTCATGGTTGAATCCAATACTTCACCATCAAAAATACCCTCTTCAACAATTGGGACAAAAAGCCCTGTTTGAATCGATATTATATTAGTATATCCATCACTTTTTAACTGAGTTTCGTATGAGCCTGATCTAATAGTAGCTTTTGTTCCTATTACAAGTATATTGATATCTTTTTTTATAAAAGAATTTTTCAAAGCAATAACACCAGGGTTGATAACACCAACAACAGGAATATCAGCTTCTTGCACAAGTCTATCAAGAGCATAGGCACTTACAGTGTTACAAGCTATTACAAATATATCTATTTCAAAGTTCTTAAAAAACTCTAAAGCTTCAACAGCATATCTGATAATAGTGTTTTTATCTTTTACTCCATATGGAACCCTTGCAGTATCTCCATAATAGATAATTTCTTTAAATAGCTTATGTTCAAGAAGTGATTTTACAACTGTAAGTCCACCAACCCCACTATCAAATACACCAACTCTCAAAATTGCCCTTTTTTATTCATTCATAGAATTAAAAAACTCTGCGTTGTTTGCTGTTTTTTGTAATTTAGAATATAAAAATTTCAACGCTTCAACTTCATCCATAGTAGCAATAGCATTTCTAAGTATCCAAGTTTTTTGTAATTGTTCAGTACTAATTAAAAGTTCTTCTTTTCTAGTACCAGATTTAATAATATCAAGTGCAGGATATACTCTTCTATCTGCAGCATTTCTACTTAGTACAACTTCAGCATTACCAGTACCTTTAAACTCTTCAAAAATTACCTCATCCATTCTACTACCAGTATCTACAAGTGCTGTTGATATAATAGTAAGGCTTCCACCTTCTTCTATATTTCTAGCAGCTCCAAAAAATCTTTTTGGTTTATGAAGTGCATTTGCATCAACACCACCGCTTAATACTTTTCCACTACTTGGAGTAACTGTATTATAAGCCCTTGCAAGTCTTGTAATAGAATCAAGTAATATTACTACATCTTTACCCATCTCTACCATTCTTTTTGCTTTTTCGATGACAAGCTCTGCAACTCTTACATGGTTTTGAGCAGGAAGGTCAAAAGTCGAACTATATACTTCACCTTTTACTGATCTTTGCATATCAGTCACTTCTTCAGGTCTTTCATCTATTAAAAGTACCATTAATACAGCTTCTGGATGATTTGTACTTATACCATGAGCTAGTTCTTTTAATAACTCAGTTTTACCACTTCTAGGAGGTGCAACGATAAGTCCCCTTTGTCCTTTACCCATTGGTGTAAATATATCTATTACTCTACCTGTAAGCTTTGTTGGCTGATATTCAAACTTAAATTTTTTAGTAGAATATAAAGGTGTAAGATTATCAAACAATGGTCTATGTTTAGATTCATTTACTGGAAGGTAATTAACAGCTTCTACTTTTAATAATGCATGATATTTTTCTTGTTCTTTATTAGGTGGTCTTACTTGACCTGTTACTATATCACCAGTTCTAAGGGCAAATCTTCTTATTTGCGTTGAACTAACATAAGAATCACTAGATGAATCACTAAAATTACCATCAAGTGCTCTTAAAAACCCAAATCCACCCTCTTTTATCTCTAAAATACCTGTAAAAAGTATGTATCCACCTTGGTCTATTTGTGATTTCAAAATAGAAAACATCAAGTCTTGTCTTTTAAGCTCTTGTGGATTTTCAATATCCAAGTCATCAGCTATTTTTAATAGCTCTTCTAATGGCAAAGTTCTTAATTGCTCTATTGTAAAGCCTTCTACTGGTACATGTGTTCTTGATTTTGATTTTGCATCTTTTGAAGTTTTTGTCTTTTTATCTGTCATCACATTGTCATGACTAAGTTCTTGAGTGTTAGTTTCTTCCATTTATTGATTTACCCTTTTGTAGATGTAGTAGTTTTGTAGAATTTTATGTTGAAGTATTTTAGTATTTTTTAGATTATATATTGCTTAGACAAGGTTTTTAGACCTTGTCTAAATATTTACACAATTATCTAACTGGTTGCTTTAAAGCTGGCTGACCCATTTCAATCAAGTTTGCATTTGATTGTTGGAAATATTCTTCCCAAAAGTTTTTTAATGAAGCCAATATTTTAGGGTCCCTATAAGTTCCTGCTTTTAAATTTGTTGGAACTATTCCAGCTCCTATAATATATACTTTTGCACCACCAAAATCACTAAATAAATTCTCTTTGTCAACTTTTTGTAATTCTATAGAAGGATTAATCAACCTTGCTGTACCCTTGCTATAAAAAGATGAAATTGTGGAGTTTTCCAGCATATCAGACACTAATATTACAATTTTCTCACTTGCTTCAGTCTGAGAAATTACATTTATTCCAAAATCCTGTAAAGCATATAAAATATCAGATTTAGCTATATCATTGCCTGGCACTAAAAAAGAATTCATAATCGAAGCATTAACTTGATTAAACACATACCTTCCTTGATCTTTAAGACATTTATCTACTCTTCCTAATACATCTTTTCTTTCATAATGTCTTTGTTCATTAGTCAATGGTACATCTAGTAAAAAATCAAAAACTTTCTCATTATAATGACCATCAATAAAAGCTGAAAACTTAGCAATATATACATAATTTGCTGGTGCTATTTTAGAAACAACATTTGATATAACTTGTTGCTTAAGCTTATCGTCAAACAATGTTGTTTCATCTATCAACACAAATACTGCAGTATTTATTTCACTACTTGGCTTAACTGAAGTTTTATAGATTTGATAGCAACTACTACTAGCAAATAAATGCGAAAAAAACAATAATAAAAAAACACCTACTAACTTCTTCATGCTAACTCCAACTTGGCACCATCTTTTGGACAAAATTTCAATCCATCTTCATAAACTGTATTACACTCAGGGCAAGTAGGGACTTTTACTTTTGTCTCAACTTTATTGCCACAATTTGGACAAAACTTTGAATCAACACCAAGTTCACTACCACATTCACTACAAAAGACTTTGATAGATTTTTCTTCAATAATGAGCTTAATATCATCTACTTTTTTTTGCACGCTTGATGATGTAACTTTTGTAATTTCAATATTATGGTTTTCACTTTCTTGATGTTGCATTACAACATAATTTAAAAATGTCCTATGCTCCTTATTTCTTATCAATTCAGACTGTTTAGAAGATGTTCCTGTTAAAGAAGCATTTTGAAACATTCTTTGTTGTAAGTTTTGTAATTTTTGTTGAGCAATTTTAGCAATTTTTTCTTTTTCTTTTTTAAAATAACTAATAAAATCTTGCTTAGTCCTAAAATTATGGTAGTCTAGATATGAATTTAAGCTTTCTTTTCCAACAAATCCCCACTTAAAACCAAATAATATTCCTAATAATTGTATAAATACAAATAATACTGCTAGTACAATAAAAGTTGCCCAACCACCTTTTCTATCTGAATCTTGTCTATCTTCCAATGCTTTAGTATCAGCTTTTTCTTGATTTCCAACTAATTCCATTGGAAATGCAGAATATACATCTGTTTGAATGTTAGATACTTCTTCTATTAATTGTTTTTCAAGAACTTGTCCTCTTACATAAGTTGCCCCAACTGCAATTACAACAACAAAAATAGCTGTAATAATAGATATCATCCAACTTGGTGTTACTGTAGCATTTGTATTAACTCTATTTAACACTTTTATATAATTAGGGGCATTGTCATCTAAATTATTAGTTTCCAATGTAATCCTGTCATCTCTTTCTAAGTTTGGTTTATCATCTCTTCTATCATTTATATACCATACTCTTATTTTCTTTATCAAAGAGTTTTTATATATTTCATGACCAGTCCAATGTGTAAAACCAACTAATATAATTGATATAATTATAGCTATACCAAATGCACCATATTGCTGAACAGCTTCACTAGCTCCTGGTATTGTAAAACCAGCCAGTACATAGGCAAACCCAGCTGCTTCAAGTAATACAAGTACAAATACAATAAGCCACATAAATGAAGGAAAAGGTTTTCTCCCTAACTCATCCACTTTTGATAAATATGATTTACATCTATCATAATGCTCAGCATCCTTATCATATCTATCATAATGTGCATAAAAATCTGAGCATAAAGAAGTTTCACTACTAAACCAATTATTACCTTCCATACTTTCAGTATCTTTAGATAATTTACTTATTTTACCTATGACTGGAAAACTTGCCCATGTACACAACCACCAAAACTTAACCTTATCCCAATATTTCATCACTAGTACTGCAACAACTAGTGTGAATAAAATTGTGTATAAAATAGTCCTATATGCCGATAAAAACTCTTGTATTGACTCCATTAAATATCTCCTTAATTTTTTTGTAATTGTTTGATTTGAAATTCTCTTTGATACATATCATTATTATTTGCATAATAAAGTTTTCCAACTGATTGTTGATTTGTATTTTTCTCATCAAAAACTATATCAACACATTTAATTTGACTAGAGTCATCATCAACAAAAACTCTATATATCATCCCTTGTGTGCCTTGATATGTATTGACATGTGTTTTTAGTTTTACATCAGCGTTTTTTGGATTTATAGGATCATAGTTTTTATACACATAAACATCAGGATTTTGTGTTACCTTTGCACCATCTTTCAGCACACCTACAGGTGTAAACCCTATTAAATGATCATCTATATTAGAAGTCCAAGAAGTTTCATTTAACCCTTTTTTAAAGTCCTTTGTTGAGTAACTAACTTTTTCACCCGTTGCTAAAGATTTAGTTTCACCACCAAATCTTGGCTTATCATATACACAACTTACATATGCGTTAGAAAAGTCACTACTTGCAACTGCTTTTGTTGTGAACAAACCTTTAGAACTATTATTATGTACTGGCTCACCAAACTTAGAAACCAATGTAAATTCATTGTTTATTATAGGCTCACCTTTAAAATCGATGTAGTTTTTTGTATTTTTGTCAAATACAACTTTTGTTTTTGTAGGAATTGGTTGTTTTGTCTGAGTAAATGTATTATCAATAGTTTGTGAAGAATCTTTTTGAACTTCAGCTACTATTTTTTCTTTTTTTGGTGCTTTAACAACATATGTAGGAGCTACTTCTCTAAAGAATTTTGGATTTGCTACCCTTGATGATGCATACTTTATGATTTCTGCCTCATCATTTAATTCTATAATTTCAACCCTTCTATTTTTAGAAGCACCATCATTAGTATTATTATCTGCAATTGGTTGGGTTTCACCTGCACCCAAATAATAAATATTTTCTTGTTTTATCCCACTGCCAGCAAAAATTTCACTTACATACTTTGCTCTATCTTCAGATAACTTTTGATTAAAAGATGAATCACCACTATCATCTGTATGTCCAATAATTAATATTTTTCTATTACTTGCTGCATATTGTTGTGCAAATTTATTATACGCTACAGCTGCATTTGCATTTAACTTACTTGAACCTATATCAAATTGGTTTTCATCAGAAATAATAGTAAATACATCACCAACTACATTTGAATTTTGTCCTTTTTTATCATTATTTGATAATGCACTATCAGAAACATTATCATCTATTATCATATCTGTTGCTACTATATCATAAGAATATATTTCTATTTTTTCTTCTTGAGCAATTTTAGCTAATTCAGCTCTTCTTTTGTCAATACCATCACCGACCATGTAGCCTAAGAGACCACCAACTGCAGCACCTAATAATGCTCCATTTCTTCCACCAAACTGTTTACCAATTGCTGCACCAATTCCTGCACCTATTGCTGTACCACCAATTTTACCAGCATTTTGATTTAATGATGTTGCACTCGGTGCACACCCTCCCAAAAAAAGTGCTGTACAAACAGCTAGCGATATGGTTGTTTTGTTCATTTAAATCCCCATTGTCAATATATATAATAAGCGTGTATTTTAATGAATCAATCATAAATATTAACTTAAACTTATATATTTTAACTAGAATATATATATAATTATACATAAAGAATACAGCTATGAATAAAATATGTTATTTTATAAACAGTATATTATTTTGTCTAATAAATGTATAATAACTTATAATGTACTACTGATATATTTTATATATGATTTAGTTTCTATAAGTATTAATTTTTATATCTTGAAAAACAAATATCCTTTCACTAAATGCTACTACTGAAGCTGAAAAAGAATTTGCTGGTAAAAATGAGGTAAAAGGTTTACCAATGAACCAACCAAAAAATCATATGAAAGTACCAGAAGTAAAGAAAAAGACAAGCTCAGTTAAATCTGGAGTTTCAAAAAGTAAAACGGAACACCGACTTCAGTCGGTTTCTTCAAAAACAAGCCCAGATAAATCTGGGGTTCCTAAAATAACACCAAATCCATCTTCTGATGAGTGGGAATCCTTTTAAGAATTAGTCAATGGTTGATGGTTGATAGTCGATAGACTATTGACTATCAACTATAATCAAGACAGGTTTAGGCTTGATAGCTATATTTTCACCTTTTTTCATTTTCTACACATAGCTATCAATCGTAAATCCTAGCAAGTTACACTCCCTCCTCCCTCCTTTGTTGTTCTTGCTAGCTTTACTTTTTTACAACTTCTAAACAAATTGTTTATTTTTTATCAACATTTATAAATTATTAGTGAATTATTTAAGGTTGAATTAATATAAATTATGATAAAAATTCATAACTACTACTTATAAAGTAGCATAAAATTTATTTATAGGGTTAGATAATGTTTTCTAATAACAAAAGTGTTAAAACACAAATCACCGTACCTGTAGTGATAGGTGGAATTATTGTTATTCTTGCTGTTTTAGCTATATCCATATATGCAAAAAATGTAATAATGACACAAAGTGGCATACAAGTAGCAGATGTAATGGCAAAACAAGCCTCTGAAGCAAGAAAAATATATGCTGGACAAATAATGCCAAAGATTCAAGGTCTTGGTGGATATGACCATGCTGATTGGAAAGATATGGATGGTGCTGTACCAGCAGCTGCAACACTTGTAAATATGATAGGACATAATGTAGCTAATGTAATGCCAGGAGTTAATCTAAGACTTTATAGTGAGCTTCCTTTTACTAATAGAAAACTAGAATTAGATGATTTTGAGAGAAGATCACTAAAAGCACTAGAAAAAAATCCTACACAACCATACTATGAACTTATAGATAATAATGGACAATCAATGCTAAGATATGCTATTTCTGATGTTATGGCTCAAGGATGTGTAAATTGTCATAATAACCATGGGTTGTCACCAAAAACTGACTGGAAAGTTGGAGATTTTAGAGGTGCTGTTGGAGTAAGTGTTCCGTTAAACGAACTAGAAGGAAGTATATCAAAACAATTTAATATAGTACAATTTAGCTTGGCAATAGCTATGATTTTATTAGTAGTCGCATTGTTATTTGTTGCTAATAGTATAGTAAATAGTACAGTAGCTATAAAAGATGGCTTACTCACATTCTTTTCATTTTTAAATAAAGAAACTACTAAAGCTGAACTAATTTCTCTTGATAGTAAAGATGAATTTGGTCAGATGGCTAAAGTTATTAATCAAAATATTACTACTATTGAGCAAGATTTAATTAAAGATACAAAAACTGTTTTAGCTACTATTAAGGTGGTTGATAGTGTTAAAAACGGTGATTTAAGTCACAATGTATCTGTAGTTCCTGCTAATCCACAGTTACTTGAGCTTACTAAAACACTAAATGAAATGCTTGAAATACTAAGAAGTAAAGTTGGAACTGACCTAAATGCTATTTCAAAAGTCTTATCAGATTTTGCTCAATACAACTTTACTACAAAAGTACCAAATAGCAAGGGTGAAATTGAAAAAGCAATTAATGATTTAGGAGAAGAGATATCACAGCTATTAAAACAATCACTTACAATTGGAAAAACATTAGATGATGTTTCAGATCAGTTAATAGGAAATGTTGAAGTATTAAACCGTAATTCTAACCATGCAGCTGCAAGTTTAGAAGAAACAGCTGCTGCACTTGAAGAAATTACAAGTACTATTACAAACAACTCTAACAGTGTATCACAAATGGCAACTTACTCAAATCAAGTAAGCTCTTCAGCAAAAAAAGGACAAGAACTTGCTAAAAACACTACAACTGCTATGGACGAGATTACATCACAAGTTAGTCTAATAAATGAAGCAATAGCAGTAATTGATCAAATTGCATTCCAAACAAATATCTTATCTTTAAATGCTGCTGTTGAAGCTGCAACTGCAGGAGAAGCTGGAAAAGGATTTGCTGTTGTTGCTGGAGAGGTAAGAAATCTTGCTTCAAGAAGTGCTGAAGCTGCTAAAGAGATAAAGCATATTGTAGAAAATGCAACTCAAAAAGCTGACCAAGGTAAAGCTATAAGTAATGAAATGATAAAAGGGTATGAAGAATTACTAGAAAACATAAATAAAACAACACAAATGATTGATGAGATTTCTACAGCCTCTAAAGAACAAGAAGCTGGAATAATCCAAATCAATGATGCAATAACTCAACTTGACCAACAAACTCAAGCAAATGCATCTATTGCTAATCAAACCAAACAAGTAGCACTTCAAACTGACACTATCGCAAAAGAAATTGTGGCTGATGCTATGAAAAAAGATTTTATTGGGAAGAAATGATATTAGTACACTACGCTGATATATCAGTGTAGTGTACTATTAAAACATTAAGATACTTACCAGATAAATCTGGTGTTCCATTCTCAATTCTCAACTCACGATTCCAAACTATTCAAATATGCAAGATCTGATATTTTCGTCCATTCTCTTGTTTTTGTCATATAAGCTTTTTGACTTTCATATACTTTTTTAAATAACGCATTTTTTGCAGACTCTTCTTTGTATGCTTCTTGTGTAGCATTTTTAAGAGCAGTTATTACCTCTTTTGGGAATGTTTTGATTTGGATATTTGGGTATTCTTTTTTCATACTATCCCACATCATGGCATTTTCATGTTGAGATTGG contains:
- a CDS encoding methyl-accepting chemotaxis protein produces the protein MLKSLTVKSKLQLIGAFVVMGFIIVAIFTYIRLDTLNKEYKSTVIIGQIKQLVSDSLINNIEGASAVRMMILAPNDEQAPKTLLKNIETVEKNITTLQEPKYANASQGFNKFNIGELHNNYSKVLKQLVVKQASGEALTPADNKIVAQNLRPYKAALAQWLEANESKQTQIALDFEKTISSTIMISILTSMIVVILIFGLIFFIGSSIINSLEIFSNGLKSFFSFLNRTSKSTHTIDIDGQDEFAVMANMTNDNIKIIQNQIQQDDIFVKDVSRFASEIGSGNMLAKIEKDTNTPNLVELKNILSKMQYDLEHTIARSIPMLIEVLDKFKNQDFTARFPDPYAKVAIAINELGDVISVLLKQSLTTGIELQNSADELLKNVDTLSHSSNAAAASLEETAAALEEITATVVSNSTHVSEMSQYSAQVSSSAKKGQELARSTTTAMDDITNQVNLITEAITVIDQIAFQTNILSLNAAVEAATAGEAGKGFAVVAGEVRNLASRSAEAAKEIKAIVENATAKANQGKAISNEMIKGYEELLANINKTTQTISEIASASKEQEAGITQINDAVTGLDRQTQQNASIALNTKEIALKTDTIAKAIVSDSMKKEFIGKNKVIKDTPNDTKS
- a CDS encoding DNA polymerase III subunit gamma/tau — translated: MNSSDRVLALKYRPKRFEDLVGQQTVSQTLSLALDMKRLPHAYLFSGLRGSGKTSTARIMAKSMLCEQGPTSRPCETCQNCLSSNNGRHLDVIEMDAASNRGIEDIKELIEHTKYQPSSGRYKVFIIDEVHMLTTQAFNALLKTLEEPPAFVKFILATTDPLKLPATILSRTQHFRFKAIALKDIIHHLEHILNIEHISYEPKAIELIARSGHGSLRDTLTLLDQAIIYSKGHITASCVTDMLGLIDPDLMDNIFDMILKNQDILDITNKLQEYETDVIIDEMAIFLKQKLITKNTKFSSVLIDRLYRILGDSKQLLSLNSDSDFVLVLMISKMVEATKLKTIDDLISEIEKNTAGLTLSNINTATSSTTNEPQQKVQEEVYKQPLTQELLHNTMQNEPINIEPSSIEQETQPAQRKGEDTFKLASQKLAERSYDLGECFEKNFIYKDFDSTTNKLHIISIAEGECKKLLWKQFAYVRMTLEECFDAHLEIEFHKQTPLQEDNQEELKKKLISDTTLSSDNQTDFDEVSSMIEEEVLGDEVTNSGCVADMIPAQPNNPASKELQIEDILNSNFVNKAKELFDPKKIIVRSKI
- the murI gene encoding glutamate racemase, with amino-acid sequence MRVGVFDSGVGGLTVVKSLLEHKLFKEIIYYGDTARVPYGVKDKNTIIRYAVEALEFFKNFEIDIFVIACNTVSAYALDRLVQEADIPVVGVINPGVIALKNSFIKKDINILVIGTKATIRSGSYETQLKSDGYTNIISIQTGLFVPIVEEGIFDGEVLDSTMRYYFKDINNIDAIILGCTHFPLIEKKISEYFGGAKCIHSGDAIVEYLQKNYNCDKNFDKTSVQFFASDNPDGLKSVAKEWLGDLLHE
- the rho gene encoding transcription termination factor Rho, producing the protein MEETNTQELSHDNVMTDKKTKTSKDAKSKSRTHVPVEGFTIEQLRTLPLEELLKIADDLDIENPQELKRQDLMFSILKSQIDQGGYILFTGILEIKEGGFGFLRALDGNFSDSSSDSYVSSTQIRRFALRTGDIVTGQVRPPNKEQEKYHALLKVEAVNYLPVNESKHRPLFDNLTPLYSTKKFKFEYQPTKLTGRVIDIFTPMGKGQRGLIVAPPRSGKTELLKELAHGISTNHPEAVLMVLLIDERPEEVTDMQRSVKGEVYSSTFDLPAQNHVRVAELVIEKAKRMVEMGKDVVILLDSITRLARAYNTVTPSSGKVLSGGVDANALHKPKRFFGAARNIEEGGSLTIISTALVDTGSRMDEVIFEEFKGTGNAEVVLSRNAADRRVYPALDIIKSGTRKEELLISTEQLQKTWILRNAIATMDEVEALKFLYSKLQKTANNAEFFNSMNE
- a CDS encoding zinc ribbon domain-containing protein; amino-acid sequence: MESIQEFLSAYRTILYTILFTLVVAVLVMKYWDKVKFWWLCTWASFPVIGKISKLSKDTESMEGNNWFSSETSLCSDFYAHYDRYDKDAEHYDRCKSYLSKVDELGRKPFPSFMWLIVFVLVLLEAAGFAYVLAGFTIPGASEAVQQYGAFGIAIIISIILVGFTHWTGHEIYKNSLIKKIRVWYINDRRDDKPNLERDDRITLETNNLDDNAPNYIKVLNRVNTNATVTPSWMISIITAIFVVVIAVGATYVRGQVLEKQLIEEVSNIQTDVYSAFPMELVGNQEKADTKALEDRQDSDRKGGWATFIVLAVLFVFIQLLGILFGFKWGFVGKESLNSYLDYHNFRTKQDFISYFKKEKEKIAKIAQQKLQNLQQRMFQNASLTGTSSKQSELIRNKEHRTFLNYVVMQHQESENHNIEITKVTSSSVQKKVDDIKLIIEEKSIKVFCSECGSELGVDSKFCPNCGNKVETKVKVPTCPECNTVYEDGLKFCPKDGAKLELA
- a CDS encoding OmpA family protein, translated to MNKTTISLAVCTALFLGGCAPSATSLNQNAGKIGGTAIGAGIGAAIGKQFGGRNGALLGAAVGGLLGYMVGDGIDKRRAELAKIAQEEKIEIYSYDIVATDMIIDDNVSDSALSNNDKKGQNSNVVGDVFTIISDENQFDIGSSKLNANAAVAYNKFAQQYAASNRKILIIGHTDDSGDSSFNQKLSEDRAKYVSEIFAGSGIKQENIYYLGAGETQPIADNNTNDGASKNRRVEIIELNDEAEIIKYASSRVANPKFFREVAPTYVVKAPKKEKIVAEVQKDSSQTIDNTFTQTKQPIPTKTKVVFDKNTKNYIDFKGEPIINNEFTLVSKFGEPVHNNSSKGLFTTKAVASSDFSNAYVSCVYDKPRFGGETKSLATGEKVSYSTKDFKKGLNETSWTSNIDDHLIGFTPVGVLKDGAKVTQNPDVYVYKNYDPINPKNADVKLKTHVNTYQGTQGMIYRVFVDDDSSQIKCVDIVFDEKNTNQQSVGKLYYANNNDMYQREFQIKQLQKN